The Lysobacter enzymogenes DNA segment GTGGCCGGCGCGGCCGCGCTGGCGCCGGTTCCGGCGCAGGCGTTCTACGCCTCCGAAATCACCCAGGTCCTCAACAAGGTCCAGCTGCAGGCGCAGAACATGAAGCTGGTGCAGCAGCTCACCGAGTTGCGCAACCAGGTCACCCAGCTGAAGGCCCAGTTCGACCAGCTGAACCCGGGCAACTTCCAGCTCGGCAGCCTGACCGGCTTCCGCGACAAGGAAAGCCAGGAACTCAGCGAGCGCCTGCCGGCCGCCAGCTACGGGCTGGACGAGTCTTGCCAGAAGGGCAAGAGCAGCGTCGCCGACGACCAGTACAAGGTCTGCGCCAAGCGCGTCGAGATCAGCAACCTGCGCTTCAACGCGATGGTCAAGATGCTCAAGGAAGTGAAGAAGCGCGACGAGCAGATCGAAAAGCTCATGAACGACCGCAAGACCCTGACCGGTCCGGAGAACAAGGGCAAGCTTGACGCCAACACCAACCAGGTCATGCAGCTGCAGGCGCAGATGGAGAACGATATCCAGAACGGCAAGACCACCCTGGATACCTACACCACCATCCTGCAGACCCTCGACGACGACATGGTCGCGTTGGCCCAGCGCGCGCTGACCAACAAGCCCGGCGGCAAGGGCTGGCTGAGCAGCATGGCCGGCGCCGCGGTGCAGGGCGTCGCGCTGAAGGCGGGCCTGAAGGCGGCCGAGAGCCGCGACCTCTGATCCGCTCCGGACGCCGCTGCCTAGGGGGCGCGGCGTCCGGCTAACGAAGCAATCGCATAGGACCGGCCGGGCGCAGCGCCCGCCGACGGAGACGGAAACACACGTATGGACAGCCACATGGTGTCGTTCGGGGCCAGTTCCTTGATGGACTGGATGCAGGCGGCGGATCTGCCGAACATGGCCTTCTTCGCCCTCATCAAGGATCATCTGGACACCATGATCCTGCAGTTCCAGGGCAGGCTGCTTAACCGCGTCGGCAAGATCATCGGCGCGTTCGCGGCGACCGTGGTCACGCTCTGGATCCTGGTCCAGGGCTTCCGCATCGCCACCGGCCAGTCGCGCGAGCCGATGATGGCGCTGGTGGTGAACTCGCTGAAGTCGGTGCTGATCGTCGGCATCGCCCTGTCGGCCGCGGTCACCGCCGACAAGAGCTACGACGCCCTGACCGACGGCCTGTCGAAGGTGGTCCGCGAGGTCATGACCGGCCGCACCGACGACGGCCCGTACGCCGACATGGACAAGGTGCTCGGCGTGCTGCAGGTCGGTATCGAATTGGTGAACTCCATCGACGTCGGCGGCGACGTGATGACCAACGACACCAAGCAGAAATCCATGACCATGATCGGCGTCGGCCTCGGCGGCCCGGTGATCATGGCCATGATCGCGATGATGCTCAACAAGATCGCTATGGCCCTGTTCATAGGACTTGGACCATTCTTCATCCTGTGCTTGCTGTTCGACCAGACGAAGGCGTTGTTCCAGAAATGGTTGTTCTATGGCATAGCCACGATGATGTCGATGGCGGTGCTGATCACCATGACCACCATCGCGATCGACCTGATCCTGGCAGTGGGCGCGGCGTTCTGGGTCCCGAGCATGAT contains these protein-coding regions:
- a CDS encoding type IV secretion system protein, which encodes MDSHMVSFGASSLMDWMQAADLPNMAFFALIKDHLDTMILQFQGRLLNRVGKIIGAFAATVVTLWILVQGFRIATGQSREPMMALVVNSLKSVLIVGIALSAAVTADKSYDALTDGLSKVVREVMTGRTDDGPYADMDKVLGVLQVGIELVNSIDVGGDVMTNDTKQKSMTMIGVGLGGPVIMAMIAMMLNKIAMALFIGLGPFFILCLLFDQTKALFQKWLFYGIATMMSMAVLITMTTIAIDLILAVGAAFWVPSMIPGLGTNKESLMSMALQQGGLGTILSALILAAPPMAGAFFNGVMGSFYGANSFGGEAFRPQSTGGGGGAYPPGHAGNVGSNYSGGPTNTNANRNPSKQGAGMN